A genomic segment from Variovorax paradoxus B4 encodes:
- a CDS encoding histidine phosphatase family protein: MPMPPPDSATELILIRHGETAWNRELRFQGHADVPLNDIGHEQARRLGLRLASETAQHIISSDLMRAQQTAAPASLQLSLPVVTSAGLREQYFGIVEGMRADEIQTLHPRAWEQWLEFREDHAMPEGETAREFHTRIVAAIGALAAAHRGQRLVVVTHGGVLDMVWRTARGLSLSGPRQSDIPNAGFNRVRIADPAMPDAIEIVDWADTRHLADLPPQPTYDQRRHLKKS; this comes from the coding sequence ATGCCCATGCCTCCACCCGACTCCGCGACCGAACTCATCCTGATCCGCCACGGCGAAACCGCCTGGAACCGCGAACTGCGATTTCAGGGGCATGCCGATGTGCCGCTCAACGACATCGGCCACGAGCAGGCGCGCCGCCTCGGCCTGCGCCTGGCGAGCGAAACCGCGCAGCACATCATCAGCAGCGATCTCATGCGCGCGCAGCAGACCGCCGCGCCGGCGTCGCTGCAGCTGTCTCTGCCGGTGGTCACGTCGGCGGGCTTGCGGGAGCAGTATTTCGGCATTGTCGAAGGCATGCGGGCCGACGAGATCCAGACGCTGCATCCGCGCGCCTGGGAGCAATGGCTGGAGTTCCGCGAGGACCACGCCATGCCCGAAGGCGAGACGGCGCGCGAATTCCACACGCGCATCGTCGCGGCCATCGGCGCCCTGGCGGCTGCGCACCGGGGGCAGCGGCTGGTGGTCGTCACCCATGGTGGCGTGCTCGACATGGTGTGGCGCACCGCGCGCGGGCTCAGCCTCAGCGGGCCGCGCCAGAGCGACATTCCCAACGCGGGCTTCAACCGCGTCCGCATTGCCGATCCCGCCATGCCCGATGCCATCGAGATCGTCGACTGGGCCGACACGCGGCATCTGGCCGACTTGCCGCCGCAGCCGACCTACGACCAGCGGCGGCATCTGAAGAAGAGCTGA
- a CDS encoding Yip1 family protein produces MNLVQRVQDILLKPKATWPTIDAEPADAASLYKNYVMILALIPAVAGFIGLSVIGIGAFGVNFRVPVVSGLVNMVVGYVLSLVMVFVLALIIDALAPTFQGTKSQIGALKLSAYASTASFLGGIFSLIPSLAIIGALAALYGIYLIYVGLPVLMKCPADKALAYTAVVVVCAIVGGVVIAWVLSLLTPSPARVGAVPFEVRVVAVQQMLPSRS; encoded by the coding sequence ATGAACCTGGTTCAACGCGTGCAGGACATCCTGCTCAAGCCCAAGGCCACCTGGCCGACCATCGACGCAGAGCCCGCGGACGCCGCGTCGCTCTACAAGAACTACGTGATGATCCTTGCACTGATTCCGGCGGTGGCGGGCTTCATCGGCCTGTCGGTCATCGGCATCGGCGCCTTCGGCGTCAACTTTCGCGTGCCCGTTGTCTCGGGGCTCGTGAACATGGTGGTCGGCTACGTGCTTTCGCTCGTCATGGTGTTCGTGCTGGCGCTGATCATCGACGCGCTGGCGCCGACCTTCCAGGGCACCAAGAGCCAGATCGGCGCGCTCAAGCTCTCTGCCTATGCCAGCACGGCCAGCTTCCTGGGCGGGATCTTCAGCCTGATTCCGTCGCTGGCAATCATCGGCGCGCTGGCGGCGCTCTACGGCATCTACCTGATCTACGTGGGCCTGCCGGTGCTCATGAAATGCCCGGCCGACAAGGCGCTGGCGTACACGGCCGTGGTGGTGGTCTGCGCCATCGTCGGCGGTGTGGTGATTGCCTGGGTGCTCTCGCTTCTCACGCCCTCGCCGGCGCGCGTGGGGGCGGTGCCGTTCGAGGTGCGGGTGGTGGCCGTGCAACAGATGCTGCCATCGAGGTCCTGA
- a CDS encoding alpha/beta fold hydrolase: MPNLVLLPGLACDERIWEAQLPALAPLLETRVSDAHMRHDTIEAMAAAVLRENPGPLVLCGASMGGMVAMEAARQAPERIAGLALLGTNARPEAPDMYELRESAIELFERGELRDVIEPNVVFAFHPAQAADEALVQRYVEIVLDAGTQQLITQNRAVMRRPDARTHLPSLRAPVLLVCGDTDRLTPPDCTREIAALVPHAEVVWVPQCGHMLTMEKPASVNAALLGWLAQWS; encoded by the coding sequence ATGCCCAACCTTGTCCTGCTGCCCGGCCTTGCCTGCGACGAGCGCATCTGGGAGGCCCAGCTTCCCGCGCTTGCGCCCCTGCTCGAAACGCGCGTGAGCGATGCCCACATGCGCCACGACACCATCGAAGCCATGGCCGCGGCCGTGCTGCGCGAGAACCCCGGCCCGCTCGTGCTGTGCGGCGCGTCGATGGGCGGCATGGTCGCGATGGAAGCCGCGCGGCAGGCGCCCGAACGCATCGCGGGGCTCGCTCTGCTGGGCACCAATGCCCGGCCCGAGGCGCCCGACATGTACGAACTGCGCGAAAGCGCGATCGAATTGTTCGAGCGGGGCGAACTGCGCGACGTGATCGAGCCGAACGTCGTGTTCGCCTTCCACCCCGCGCAGGCCGCCGACGAGGCGCTGGTGCAGCGCTACGTCGAGATCGTGCTGGACGCCGGCACGCAGCAGCTCATCACGCAGAACCGCGCGGTGATGCGGCGCCCCGACGCGCGCACCCACCTGCCCTCGCTGCGTGCGCCGGTGCTGCTGGTGTGCGGCGATACGGACCGGCTGACCCCACCCGACTGCACGCGCGAGATCGCGGCGCTGGTGCCGCATGCCGAAGTGGTGTGGGTGCCGCAATGCGGCCACATGCTGACGATGGAGAAGCCCGCTTCCGTGAATGCGGCGCTGCTCGGCTGGCTCGCTCAGTGGAGCTGA
- the pcp gene encoding pyroglutamyl-peptidase I: MAQRTDVLLTGFDPFDREALNPSWEAVRALDGWKCGRATVHARQVPCVFGQAIEALASAMDELQPRLVLCIGQAGGRAEITPERVAINIDDGRIADNAGRQPVDVPVVPGAPAAYFSTLPIKAMVRDLRVAGIPAAVSNTAGTFVCNHIFYGLMHRIATHPAAGLRGGFIHIPYLPEQAARFPGVPSMSLATMVEALRIAVSTALAVEKDVAETGGQLH; this comes from the coding sequence GTGGCGCAGCGAACCGATGTCCTGCTGACCGGCTTCGATCCGTTCGACCGCGAAGCCCTCAATCCCTCATGGGAGGCCGTGCGCGCACTCGACGGCTGGAAGTGCGGCCGCGCCACCGTGCATGCGCGCCAGGTGCCCTGCGTCTTCGGCCAGGCCATCGAGGCGCTTGCGAGTGCGATGGACGAACTTCAGCCCCGGCTGGTGCTGTGCATCGGACAGGCCGGCGGCCGCGCCGAGATCACGCCCGAGCGGGTGGCCATCAACATCGACGACGGCCGCATTGCCGACAACGCGGGCCGGCAGCCAGTCGACGTGCCCGTGGTGCCCGGCGCGCCCGCCGCGTATTTCTCGACGCTGCCGATCAAGGCCATGGTGCGCGACCTGCGTGTGGCCGGCATTCCGGCGGCGGTATCGAACACGGCAGGCACTTTTGTCTGCAACCACATCTTCTACGGCCTGATGCACCGCATTGCCACGCATCCGGCGGCAGGGCTGCGCGGCGGCTTCATCCACATTCCCTACCTGCCCGAGCAGGCCGCGCGTTTTCCCGGCGTGCCGAGCATGTCGCTGGCCACCATGGTCGAGGCGCTGCGCATTGCGGTCTCCACCGCGCTGGCCGTCGAAAAGGACGTGGCCGAAACCGGCGGTCAGCTCCACTGA
- the pxpA gene encoding 5-oxoprolinase subunit PxpA has product MQIDLNADLGEGAGSDEALLGLVSSANIACGWHAGDAKTMRQCVRWAIEHGVAIGAHPSFPDRENFGRSTMHLPPDEIVANVLYQVGALAAIARAEGGKLSHVKAHGQLYNQAVKEPELADALCEAVRRFDPSLRFFGLAGSGMIDAARRAGLTPVEEVFADRGYMPDGSLVPRSQPGALIEDEEQSLAQTLSLVRDRKVTAIDGSIVPVNAQTVCLHGDGAHALAFARRIRDRLQQEGIAVRAMA; this is encoded by the coding sequence ATGCAAATCGACCTGAATGCCGACCTCGGCGAAGGCGCCGGCAGCGACGAAGCACTGCTCGGCCTCGTGAGCTCGGCCAACATCGCATGCGGCTGGCATGCGGGCGACGCCAAGACCATGCGGCAATGCGTGCGCTGGGCCATCGAGCACGGCGTGGCCATCGGTGCCCATCCGAGCTTCCCGGACCGCGAGAACTTCGGCCGCAGCACCATGCACCTGCCGCCCGACGAGATCGTGGCCAATGTGCTCTACCAGGTCGGTGCGCTGGCCGCGATCGCCAGGGCCGAGGGCGGCAAGCTCTCGCACGTGAAGGCGCACGGGCAGCTCTACAACCAGGCGGTGAAGGAGCCCGAACTCGCCGACGCGCTCTGCGAAGCGGTGCGGCGCTTCGATCCCTCGCTCCGATTCTTCGGCCTTGCGGGCAGCGGCATGATCGACGCCGCGCGCCGCGCCGGCCTCACGCCCGTCGAAGAGGTATTTGCCGACCGCGGCTACATGCCCGACGGCAGCCTGGTGCCGCGCAGCCAGCCTGGCGCGCTGATCGAGGACGAAGAGCAGTCGCTCGCCCAGACGCTCTCGCTGGTGCGCGACCGCAAGGTGACGGCCATCGACGGCAGCATCGTGCCGGTCAATGCCCAGACCGTCTGCCTGCATGGCGACGGCGCCCACGCGCTGGCTTTTGCGCGCCGTATTCGCGACCGCCTGCAGCAAGAGGGCATCGCGGTTCGCGCGATGGCCTGA
- a CDS encoding biotin-dependent carboxyltransferase family protein, giving the protein MMLVQKPGMLASVQDLGRHGHRQLGICPGGALDVLALTLANRLVGNADGAAGLELTMGGCEIRFETATRIALVGDGFGARLDGAPIWPCWSVPVSAGQTLKLAGANAAGVKKAGLRSWLAVAGGIDVPLVLGSRSTDLKAGFGGHEGRALRKGDRLPLGATALDAARLARRPFGLRGPDWGPEEGDSAIALRVLPGPEFDQFTVASQALLWSERWRITAQSNRMGSRLAGAALKRRRSADMLSSGVIPGTIQVPPSGQPIILMGDAQTTGGYPRIGVVIRADLWKLAQAPLDGRLRLVQVDMAAALEAWAEQQRYLAQVAQGLAAAGWTGPA; this is encoded by the coding sequence ATGATGCTCGTGCAGAAGCCCGGCATGCTGGCCTCGGTGCAGGACCTGGGGCGGCACGGGCATCGCCAGCTCGGCATCTGCCCCGGCGGCGCGCTCGACGTGCTGGCGCTCACGCTGGCGAACCGGCTGGTCGGCAATGCCGACGGCGCGGCCGGCCTCGAGCTCACCATGGGCGGGTGCGAGATCCGCTTCGAGACCGCCACGCGCATCGCGCTGGTGGGAGACGGCTTCGGCGCCCGGCTCGACGGCGCGCCCATTTGGCCCTGCTGGAGCGTGCCGGTGTCGGCGGGCCAGACGCTGAAGCTCGCGGGTGCCAACGCAGCCGGCGTGAAGAAAGCCGGGTTGCGCAGCTGGCTCGCGGTGGCGGGCGGCATCGACGTGCCGCTGGTGCTCGGCTCGCGCAGCACCGACCTCAAGGCCGGCTTCGGCGGCCACGAGGGGCGCGCGCTGCGCAAGGGCGACCGGCTCCCACTGGGCGCCACGGCGCTCGATGCCGCCCGGCTCGCCCGGCGCCCGTTCGGCCTGCGTGGTCCGGACTGGGGGCCGGAGGAGGGCGACTCGGCCATCGCCTTGCGCGTGTTGCCCGGCCCCGAGTTCGACCAGTTCACGGTGGCCTCGCAAGCGTTGCTCTGGAGCGAGCGCTGGCGCATCACGGCCCAGAGCAACCGCATGGGAAGCCGGCTCGCGGGCGCCGCACTCAAGCGCAGGCGCAGCGCCGACATGCTCTCGTCGGGCGTCATTCCCGGCACGATCCAGGTGCCGCCCTCGGGCCAGCCGATCATCCTGATGGGCGACGCGCAGACCACCGGCGGCTATCCGCGCATCGGCGTGGTCATTCGCGCCGACCTGTGGAAGCTCGCGCAGGCGCCGCTGGATGGCCGGTTGCGGCTGGTGCAGGTCGACATGGCCGCGGCGCTCGAGGCGTGGGCCGAGCAGCAGCGCTATCTTGCGCAGGTGGCGCAAGGGCTTGCGGCAGCGGGTTGGACCGGACCGGCATAG
- the pxpB gene encoding 5-oxoprolinase subunit PxpB → MSSRLPLPRLHPLGDAALLCELAPPATLAQQQQIWALGAEVQRWAGVGEVLPGMNNLTLTFDPTAIGIDALMARVNEAWPRLSATAIEGRRVEIPVAYGGEHGPDLADVAAHTGLTPAEVVRRHSAAEYVVYLLGFLPGFAFMGGLPPELATPRRAEPRTAVPARSVGIGGEQTGIYPLVSPGGWQLIGRTSLELFDPSAEPPTLLRPGDRVRFVVESVQT, encoded by the coding sequence ATGAGTAGCCGACTTCCTTTGCCGCGCCTGCATCCGCTGGGCGATGCGGCGTTGCTTTGCGAGCTGGCGCCGCCCGCCACGCTGGCGCAGCAGCAGCAGATCTGGGCGCTGGGCGCCGAGGTGCAGCGGTGGGCCGGCGTGGGCGAGGTGCTGCCGGGCATGAACAACCTCACGCTGACCTTCGATCCGACCGCGATCGGCATCGATGCGCTGATGGCGCGCGTGAACGAGGCCTGGCCGCGGTTGTCGGCCACGGCGATCGAAGGCCGGAGGGTGGAGATCCCGGTGGCGTATGGCGGCGAGCACGGTCCCGACCTTGCCGACGTCGCGGCGCACACCGGGCTCACGCCGGCCGAAGTGGTGCGGCGCCACAGCGCGGCCGAGTACGTGGTCTACCTGCTGGGCTTTCTGCCCGGTTTCGCCTTCATGGGCGGGCTGCCGCCCGAGCTCGCCACGCCGCGCCGCGCCGAGCCCCGCACAGCGGTGCCCGCGCGCTCGGTCGGCATCGGCGGCGAGCAGACCGGCATCTATCCGCTGGTGTCGCCGGGCGGCTGGCAGCTGATCGGCCGCACCTCGCTCGAACTCTTCGATCCGTCGGCCGAGCCGCCCACCCTGCTGCGTCCGGGCGACCGCGTGCGCTTCGTCGTCGAAAGCGTGCAGACATGA
- the coaD gene encoding pantetheine-phosphate adenylyltransferase, whose product MASNVIAVYPGTFDPITLGHEDVVRRATQLFSKVIVAVAAGHHKKALFSLQERMEMAREAVKPYSDQVTVESFSGLLRDFVVARGGKAMVRGLRAVTDFDYEFQLAGMNRSLMPDVETVFLTPSDKYQFISSTFVREIAMLGGEVHKFVSPDVEKQLAAKVRSLGRE is encoded by the coding sequence ATGGCCAGCAACGTGATCGCGGTTTATCCCGGCACTTTCGATCCCATCACCCTCGGCCACGAGGACGTGGTGCGGCGTGCAACCCAGCTTTTCTCGAAGGTCATCGTCGCGGTTGCGGCGGGCCATCACAAGAAGGCGCTGTTCAGCCTGCAGGAGCGCATGGAGATGGCGCGCGAGGCCGTGAAGCCGTACAGCGACCAGGTCACGGTCGAGAGCTTCTCGGGCCTGTTGCGCGACTTCGTGGTGGCGCGCGGCGGCAAGGCGATGGTGCGCGGCCTGCGCGCCGTGACCGACTTCGACTACGAGTTCCAGCTCGCGGGCATGAACCGCTCGCTGATGCCCGATGTGGAAACCGTGTTCCTGACGCCCAGCGACAAGTACCAGTTCATCTCCAGCACCTTCGTGCGCGAGATCGCCATGCTCGGCGGCGAGGTCCACAAGTTCGTTTCGCCAGATGTGGAGAAGCAGCTCGCAGCCAAGGTGCGCAGCCTCGGTCGTGAATAG
- a CDS encoding RsmD family RNA methyltransferase, with amino-acid sequence MPQKKAAAARRSPSTPSPSPSPRSKSLPREVRIIGGQWKRSRLSVADKPGLRPTPDRVRETLFNWLASIAGAGGGELPGWHCVDAFAGTGALGLEAASRGAASVLLCEQDAALAAQLQAAKTKLSAEAVRIERGNGLTALERAPAGSLDAVFLDPPFDSTALYEPALRAAARAVKAGGAVYLEAPRRWNDEELAALGLVGFRYLKAGAVHAHLLRQAANGTA; translated from the coding sequence ATGCCCCAGAAGAAAGCCGCAGCCGCCAGGCGTTCCCCCTCGACGCCATCGCCGTCGCCATCACCGCGATCGAAATCGCTGCCGCGCGAGGTGCGCATCATCGGCGGCCAATGGAAGCGCAGCCGCCTTTCGGTGGCCGACAAGCCGGGCCTTCGCCCCACGCCCGATCGTGTGCGCGAAACGCTGTTCAACTGGCTGGCGAGCATCGCGGGAGCCGGCGGCGGCGAGCTGCCGGGCTGGCATTGCGTCGATGCATTCGCGGGCACCGGCGCGCTCGGCCTGGAGGCCGCATCGCGCGGCGCCGCGAGCGTGCTCCTCTGTGAACAGGACGCCGCGCTGGCGGCCCAGCTGCAGGCCGCGAAGACCAAGCTTTCCGCCGAAGCCGTCCGCATCGAGCGCGGCAACGGGCTCACCGCGCTCGAACGCGCCCCCGCGGGCAGCCTGGATGCGGTCTTTCTCGACCCGCCTTTCGACAGTACCGCCCTCTACGAACCCGCGCTGCGCGCCGCCGCGCGCGCCGTGAAAGCCGGGGGCGCCGTCTACCTGGAGGCGCCACGCCGCTGGAACGACGAAGAGCTGGCCGCCCTCGGTCTTGTAGGTTTTCGTTACCTGAAGGCCGGGGCCGTGCATGCGCACTTGCTGCGGCAGGCCGCAAACGGGACTGCATAA
- a CDS encoding LysE/ArgO family amino acid transporter, whose translation MVIEQISAAFVNGLLMSLVLIVAIGAQNAYVLRQGLRREHVSTVVLFCAASDAVLITAGVAGMAQALKGRPAFATALAGLGALFLGAYGLRALWRSRQPGALHAKARGATLSRTAVLAQAAGFTLLNPHVYLDTVLLVGSTGAQYGGSLKAWFVAGSALASALWFSALGFGARWLAPVFARPRAWQMLDALIGGTMLVLAALLARRALLGA comes from the coding sequence ATGGTCATCGAACAAATCTCTGCCGCATTCGTCAACGGGCTCTTGATGAGCCTGGTGCTCATCGTTGCCATCGGCGCGCAGAACGCCTATGTGCTGCGGCAGGGCCTGCGGCGCGAGCATGTGAGCACCGTGGTGCTGTTCTGTGCGGCGAGCGATGCGGTCCTGATCACGGCAGGCGTGGCTGGAATGGCGCAGGCACTGAAAGGGCGGCCCGCATTTGCCACCGCTCTGGCCGGGCTTGGCGCGCTGTTCCTGGGTGCGTACGGGCTGCGCGCGCTGTGGCGTTCGCGGCAGCCCGGCGCACTGCACGCAAAGGCCCGGGGCGCAACGCTCTCGCGCACCGCCGTGCTGGCGCAGGCGGCGGGCTTCACCTTGCTGAATCCGCATGTCTATCTCGACACCGTGCTGCTCGTGGGCAGCACCGGCGCCCAGTACGGCGGCTCGCTCAAGGCCTGGTTCGTCGCGGGCTCGGCGCTTGCGAGCGCTCTGTGGTTCTCGGCGCTGGGCTTTGGCGCGCGCTGGCTGGCACCGGTGTTTGCGCGCCCGCGCGCCTGGCAGATGCTCGACGCGCTGATCGGCGGCACGATGCTGGTGCTTGCCGCGCTGCTGGCGCGGCGGGCCTTGCTCGGCGCCTGA
- a CDS encoding LysR family transcriptional regulator ArgP has translation MLDYAALNALAAVVREGSFERAARALNVTPSAVSQRVKLLEERTGGALLVRGQPCVATEAGQQLCRHIERVGMLEHELREALPALGMGGRNGEGAERVTVRVAVNADSLATWFMAAAAAFAKQEASALLDLTVDDQDHTAERLRSGAVLAAVTALAHPVAGCNSEALGSMHYVAAASPEFVDRYFARGVGARTLAHAPSLVFDRKDRLQARWVRRICHRSIETPRHWLPSAQGFVEAARAGMGWGMLPASMAADAMRTGALVELVPGSVLQVPLYWQQARAAPQLLERLKAAVRAAAGSGAHALR, from the coding sequence ATGCTCGACTACGCCGCCCTGAATGCATTGGCCGCCGTGGTGCGGGAGGGCAGCTTCGAGCGCGCGGCCCGCGCTCTGAACGTCACGCCGTCGGCCGTCTCCCAGCGCGTGAAGCTGCTCGAGGAGCGCACGGGCGGCGCGCTGCTGGTGCGCGGCCAGCCTTGCGTGGCGACGGAAGCCGGGCAGCAGCTCTGCCGGCACATCGAGCGCGTGGGCATGCTGGAGCACGAGCTGCGCGAGGCGCTGCCCGCGCTCGGCATGGGCGGCAGGAATGGCGAGGGGGCCGAGCGCGTCACGGTGCGGGTGGCGGTGAACGCCGACAGCCTGGCCACCTGGTTCATGGCCGCCGCCGCGGCCTTTGCAAAGCAGGAAGCATCCGCCCTGCTCGACCTGACCGTGGACGACCAGGACCACACCGCCGAGCGCCTGCGAAGCGGCGCGGTGCTGGCGGCCGTCACAGCGCTGGCGCACCCGGTGGCCGGCTGCAACAGCGAGGCGCTGGGCAGCATGCACTACGTGGCCGCCGCGAGCCCGGAGTTCGTCGATCGGTATTTCGCCAGGGGAGTGGGCGCGCGCACCTTGGCCCATGCGCCGAGCCTGGTGTTCGACCGCAAGGACCGGCTGCAGGCACGCTGGGTGCGGCGCATCTGCCATCGCAGCATCGAGACACCGCGGCACTGGCTGCCCTCGGCCCAGGGTTTCGTCGAAGCGGCGCGCGCCGGCATGGGCTGGGGGATGCTTCCGGCCAGCATGGCGGCCGACGCGATGCGCACGGGCGCACTGGTGGAACTGGTGCCCGGCTCGGTGCTGCAGGTGCCGCTCTACTGGCAGCAGGCGCGCGCGGCGCCGCAATTGCTCGAACGCCTCAAGGCGGCGGTGCGCGCAGCCGCCGGAAGCGGCGCGCACGCCCTGCGTTGA
- a CDS encoding M16 family metallopeptidase, protein MTPMTKILRSALFAAATVFAGLNAAQAALPIEHWTLASGARIYLVSTQALPIVDVQIDFDAGSRRDPADQAGLASTTATMVEKGVRAGRNGEPALDENALGEAWADLGAEFGTSAGTDRASYSLRTLSDPALLAKVVALASREIGEPAFPDDVWQRERERINASLKEANTKPATIAGRAFAKSVYGSHPYGQEVTEATLARIDTTAMRQRYQHLIVPCRAKLSIVGAVTRAEAEAMATALLSRLPGPEACTPLPAISPVAALTAPKDERIPFASAQAHVLIGQPGYPRKDPDHFALTLGNYVLGGGGFVSRLTNEVREKRGLAYSVYSGFAPGLDAGAFRIGFQTRPDQAEEAVKVSREVLAKFVAEGPTASELKAAKDNLIGGFPLLLDSNRKLIGNVANIAWHDLPLDYLDTWTARMNAVTAADIRAAYARKLQPERMVTVVVGGK, encoded by the coding sequence ATGACCCCAATGACAAAAATTCTGCGTTCCGCGCTGTTCGCGGCCGCCACTGTTTTCGCAGGCTTGAACGCCGCACAGGCCGCACTGCCGATCGAGCACTGGACGCTCGCGAGCGGCGCCAGGATCTACCTGGTGTCGACCCAGGCGCTGCCCATCGTCGACGTGCAGATCGATTTCGACGCCGGCAGCCGGCGCGATCCGGCAGACCAGGCCGGCCTTGCCAGTACGACCGCGACCATGGTCGAGAAGGGCGTGCGCGCCGGCAGGAACGGCGAGCCGGCGCTCGACGAGAACGCGCTCGGCGAAGCCTGGGCCGACCTGGGCGCCGAGTTCGGTACCAGCGCCGGCACCGACCGCGCCAGCTACTCGCTGCGCACCCTGTCCGACCCGGCGCTGCTGGCCAAGGTGGTGGCGCTGGCCTCCCGCGAGATCGGCGAGCCGGCCTTTCCCGACGACGTCTGGCAGCGCGAGCGCGAACGCATCAATGCGTCGCTGAAGGAAGCCAACACCAAGCCGGCGACCATTGCGGGCCGCGCCTTCGCAAAGAGCGTCTACGGCAGCCATCCCTACGGGCAGGAAGTCACCGAAGCCACGCTGGCGCGCATCGACACCACCGCCATGCGGCAGCGCTACCAGCATCTGATCGTGCCGTGCCGTGCCAAGCTCAGCATCGTGGGCGCCGTGACCCGTGCCGAGGCGGAAGCCATGGCCACCGCGCTGCTCTCTCGGCTGCCGGGGCCCGAGGCATGCACGCCGCTGCCCGCAATCTCGCCGGTGGCTGCGCTCACCGCGCCCAAGGACGAGCGCATTCCGTTCGCTTCGGCCCAGGCCCACGTGCTGATCGGCCAGCCCGGCTATCCGCGCAAGGACCCCGACCATTTCGCGCTCACGCTCGGCAACTACGTGCTGGGCGGCGGCGGCTTCGTCTCGCGGCTGACCAACGAAGTGCGCGAGAAGCGCGGCCTGGCCTACAGCGTCTACAGCGGCTTTGCGCCGGGCCTGGACGCCGGTGCGTTCCGCATCGGTTTCCAGACGCGTCCCGACCAGGCCGAAGAAGCCGTGAAGGTCTCCCGCGAAGTGCTCGCGAAGTTCGTGGCCGAAGGCCCGACCGCCAGCGAGCTCAAGGCCGCGAAGGACAACCTGATCGGCGGCTTCCCCCTCTTGCTGGACAGCAACCGCAAGCTCATCGGCAACGTGGCCAACATCGCCTGGCACGACCTGCCGCTCGACTATCTCGACACCTGGACCGCGCGCATGAACGCGGTCACCGCGGCTGACATCCGGGCCGCTTATGCGCGCAAGCTGCAGCCCGAACGCATGGTGACCGTGGTGGTGGGCGGCAAGTAG